The Tautonia plasticadhaerens nucleotide sequence GTCCCGGAGTCGGCCGACTTCCCGGAGGCGATCGCCGCCGGCCGGCCGATCCACTATCACAAGCCCCGGGGCGCGGCCGCCCGGGCGATGGACGGCGTCGCCGACGAATTGCTCGATCGCCTGGCCGCGCTCGGCCTGCTCCCGGCGTCGGGGATCTCGGGAAGGAGGCGGCCTGACCCATGAGCACCCCCAGCGACAAGGCCCGCGAGCGGACCCTCTCGAAGTACGGCGACGCGATGCGGTCGAGCCTCGGGTTCAACCGGACCCCGGGCACCCGCTCGGCATGGCGCCGCCGAATGGGAGCGTCGGGGCGAGGATGGCCGGCGTGGTCAACGACCGGGAGGCGGCGGTCATCGAGGTGGCCCGGATCGCCCCCGACCCGGAGCAGCCCCGCCGGGGAGTTCGACGAGGAGGCGATCGGCCGGCTGGCCGAGTCCCTCCGGGCCCGGGGCCAGCTCCAGAACGTCGTCGTCTTCTGGTCCGAGGACCTCGGGTCGTACGTGCTCGTCTCCGGGGAGCGGAGGTGCGGCCGCCCGCAAGGCCGGGCTGGCGACCCTGCGGTGCAAGGTCCTCGACCGGCGCCCCGACGACGCCGACCGGCTGGCGATCCAGCTCATCGAGAACTGCGTCCGGGAGGACCTCCGGCCGGTCGAGCAGGCCGCCGCCTTCCGGTCCCTGATGGAGGGCAACGGATGGAGCACCCGGCAGCTGGCCGAGGCCCTGAACATGGCCCAGGCGACGGTGGTCTACGCCCTCGGCCTGCTCGACCTGCCGGAGGCGCTCCGGGCCCGGGTCGACCGGGGGGAACTCGCCCCCCGGACCGCCTACGAGATCGGCCGGCTCGATCGCCCCGAGGACCAGGAGGCCCTGGCCGATCGGGTCGCCTCCGAGGGGCTCACCCGGGACGACGTCGTCGCCGAGGTCCGGGCCTCCTCCCAACCCCCGGGCGACGCCGGAGAGAAGGAGGCGGGGGCATCGGCAAGGGCCGGTCGAAGGGCAGGGGGGGGGCCTCCCGGGGTCGAAGGGCAAGGCGGGCCCCCGCCTGCCGACCTCGAAGGTGTTCCGGATCCCCGGCGGCCGGCTGACCGTCGAGCGGTCGAAGGGGCTCGACGCCGAGTCCTACCGCGCCGCCGCCCTCCTGCTGCTGGAGCAGGCCGACCGCCTCGATCCCCCGGCCGACTCACCCTCCTCCCCGGCCGTCGACGACGCCGATCCCGGGGCCGACCCCGGCCTGGCGGCCTGATCGGGGGGACTGCCCCCCGGTCGACCCGATCGGCCTCCCCATCGCCCCCCTCCCGACCGGAGATCCGCCGGTCGGGAGGGGATCGGTGCGCTCCCGGTGCATCCCCAGGATTCTCCGCAACGCGTTTCGAGGCAACGAATTGCCGGAGGACAAATGGGTTCGCTCGGTCGCAAGCGCACCGACGGGCCGACGCCCCTCCCGATCGGCCCTCGGCGGCCCCGATCCGCCTGCCGGTCGCTTCCCGGGGCGAGGTCGTCCCGATCGGGTCCTTGCCGACGGGACGGGGTCGGTGCGCCCAAGGTGCGCCCCCGAGATTCTCCGCAACACCCGTCCAGATGGCGGTTTGCCGAATTGCAAATGGGTTCGCTCGGCGCGGCGCACCGGGGCGGAGTCCCCCGCTCCCCGATCGGCCGGGGAGGGGCCGATGTGCCTCGGCTCGGCGGCGACGGTTCGGGGGAGGCGGTGCGGGTCCACGGGGGCGTCCTCGGTTCGGGGGCTCGCCGTCGAGGGCCGGGGCTCGACGGCCGCCGGGGAGCCATTCCTCCGCGCGATCACCGGGTGATCGCGCGGCGGTGAGGCCTCACCGGCGAGGGGAAATCCCTCGACGATAAGATCGAGGAAATGGCCGTCGGCAGTCACTCGGGGGCGAGGATTTTCGCCCAGAGTGCTGGAGGGCCGAATCGAGGGTGCGGTCGAGCGTCCCCCCCGGGGACGGCTCGTCCCGACTCGGTTAGGATGAGGAAGAGGAGGTGCCTGCCATGCCGCTGCGAGACCACTTCCGGCCGCCGCTCGACGACCTCATGCCCTGGGATGGGGTCCACGGTGGCTGGCCCATGAAAATCGTCGAATGGCTCGGGCGGAGGCTGCCTCGGGGTTCGTCGCGGCGCCCCACGTCCACCTGGGGTCGTCGATCGAGGTCGACGTGGGGACCTTCGAGCGGGCCGAGGAAGGGCCCCCCGGCTGGCGATCCGACGTGGGGGAGGGCGGGGTGGCGACGGCCGTCTGGGCGCCGCCGAAGCCGACGCTCGGCGTGGCGACCGACCTGCCGGGGGCGGACGAATACGAGGTGCTCGTCCACGACACCCGGAGGGGGCGCCGGCTGGTGGCGGCGGTGGAACTCGTCAGCCCGTCGAACACGGACCGGCCCGAGCACCGCCGGGAGTTCGCGACGAAGTGCGAGGCGATGCTCCGGCAGGGGGTCTGCGTGGCGATCGTCGACGTGGTGACGACCCGGTCGGCCAACCTGTACGGCGAGCTGCTGTCGAGGCTCGGGATGGCCGACCCGTCGCTCGGCGACGAGCCGACGCCGACCTACGCCTCCTCCTGCCGGTGGTCCCGGGGCGGGGGCGAGCAGCGGCTGGAGGCCTGGGCGTACCCGATGGGGCCGGGCCTTCCCCTGCCGACCCTGCCGCTCTGGCTGGCCCCCGGGCTGGCGGTGCCGCTGGAGCTGGAGGGGAGCTACGAGGAGACCTGCCGGGTCCTCCGGATCCCGTAGCGGGCCCGAAGACCGGAAGGCCGGCACTCGATCCGAGTCGCGAGGGCGTCGGGCGAGGGCAAGAGCGGTGTCGGGGTCTCCCAGGAGCAGGGAGGAGACGGCGAGCAAGCGGAGGAAGTCGGGGGAGGGGAGAGGGCCATGCAGGCTCGGTCGGCGACCCGGGCGGCCCGGGGATCTCCGGAGCGGAGGGAGCGCAGGGAGGAGCGTCGGAGGCGATGGTAGGAGGCGGCGAAGGCCCGGAGCAGGCGGAGGTCGGACGGGCAGCGTCGGCAGGAGTCGGACCAGGGCTGCGAGGCCCGGCGGGTGGGGCAGCGGATGGTGTCGGGGGCCGGGGGGGAGGAGGCGTCACGGGGGTGGCGCTCCGGGTGGGGGCGCGTCCTCCAGCGACCAGATCAGCCGCTTGTTCAGGGCCCGAGCCATTTCCCGGAGGGTCCCCACCGTCGGGTTGGCCACCTCGCCCGTCTCCAGCTTCGACAGCGTTGACCGGTCGATCCCCGACCGCTCCGAGACGTCCGACAGGCGCAGCCCTTGACGTTCCCGCTCCGATCGCAGGATTGCCAGGGCGGCGGCCAGGTCCGGGTCGATGATCGCCGAGGGGGGGAACTCCTCTCGGATTCGTCGGATCACGTCCTGCTCCTCCTCGAAGCCCTCGAGAGTCGCCCGGTGAGCAGCATCCCGGGCGATCGCGGCCTCGGCAGCAGCGCGCTTCTCCGGAGGCAGGGCCTCCAGCTCGCGTCGAGTCCGGGGGTGCATGGGCGGGCTCCTCATCGGGGCGTCGGCTCGCAGGCCGTGACGGGGCGGAGGACGATCACCGGGTCGGTCTCCAGGAGGTCGTAGATAATGCGACGAGGGCCGGCAAGCACCGCTCCGGGGGGGGCCGGCATTCATTCGAGGTAGGAGATCAGGTCCTCGACCTCGGCGGCGAGCTGGGATTGGTTCAGGCCCCGGCTGTCCATGAGGAAGCGGTGGACCTCGGCGTCGGTCGCCGGCGGGATCGGATGCTCGGCGGCCTCGTACTTGTGGACCAGGTCGCTGAGGACGTCGAGGTAATCGAGCACCCCCGGGGCGATGTCTTCACGGATGACCAGCTCGTCGACCATGGCGATCGCCCGGTCGAGCTCGTCGTCCGACCGGATCGGGCGGAGCGGGAGGCGACGGACCAGCTCGAAATACGGGTCTCGGTCGTGCGAGGTGGCGGCGGTCGCCATGATCGGCCCCTCCTGGCGGCCCGACGGTGCCGGGGATGGTCTCAGCAGCAGTCCGCCTTCCAGGCGCCTCGGTCGTACTGCTCGTGCGTCAGGACATGGAGGACGTAGAGCCTGCCCCACTGGAACAGGATCCTGGTGATCAATCGATACTTGTTGCCGCCGATGTTGAAGACGCCACACCGGCCGACCTGATCCGCGCTCTTGGAGCAGGTTGCCCTCACTTCCGCGAAGCCTTGCCAGGTCGAACGGGAGGCGATCTTGTGGCAGCCGTACGACTCCTCGACGGATCCGACGAGGTCCCGGAGATCGGATGCGGATCCGAGCGACGAGGACACCCGGGTATTGGGCCTCCGACGGTTCTCCTGGGCGCCGTCCGTCGATTACTAATGGGGGAGCCGGTACAACGCGCTGGACCAGTTCGCGACGCGGTCGCTGGCGTTCGCACCGCTCGGGGTGGCGCTGGCGATGGCCTTCGGGAAGCGGGAGCGGCTCGGGTCGGCGACGACCCTGGTCGTTGCTTCGGTGACGGCGGCGGTCATCGAGGCGGGGCAGTCCTTCATCCCCGACCGGCATCCGGGGACGACCGACCTGATGATCCAGATCCTCGGGGCCTGGCTCGGGTACAAGCTTGCCCGGCACGTGGCCCACGCCTTCGAGGCCGACCGGGAGAGCCTGGGGGAAGCCCGGTACTGCTATGGCTTCACCGCCGCCGCCGGTTCCGCCGGTCCTGCCGGCCGGAGGCCGACGGCCGGGGCGTCCGCCGGGCGGATCCGGCGGCTCGTCGGGGGGGCGAGGGGGCGGTTCGACGACCCGGTCATGCCCCGGTTCGAGGCGCTGCCGTACCCGGCGAAGCTGGCGGTCCTGGGGGCGGTGGCGGCCCTCGTCTCGGTGGCCCTGGTGCCGATGGTCGGCCGCCTCGGGCTGTTTTGAGCCGGTCCGACCCGCCCGACCGTCGCAGGCCGATCGAGGCGGCCGAGAATGCGGGAGGGCGGTCGCGTCCGGGGGAGATCCGCGTGATAACGTGCGCCGGAGGGGGTGCCTGCGCGCCCCGGGCCGGGCCGATCGAGGCCCGGCCGCCGGGACCGTCCGATCGGGCCCCGAGGCCTTCCCCGGGCGAGTTCGAGTCGGGGAGGGGAAGGGGCCTCATGCAGGGAGGGGAGGGAGCCATGAGTCCGAGTCAGGGACGAACGGGCAGGAGGATGGTCGTCTCGGCGGTCGTCCTGGCGGCGGCGCTGGCTGCGTCGGGGGGGGCGGGGGCGGACTACGACCCGCCGAGGGGACACCAGGCGGTCGGGTACGGGCCGGAGGGCCTGGCGGGGCTCGGGTACGGGCACGGGGCCTGGTATGCCTGGCCGTACCACACCAAGAGCAACATTTACGGCTACCCGGACTTCGCCTACGGGAGGGGGCCGGTCCTCAACCTGGGCAGCTCGGCGTTGCAGCCGGGGTTCCGGGGCTACGGGGTGGTCGGCAGCCCCGGCTACGGGCTGGGGATGTACCCGAGCACCTGGACCGACCAGCGGCCGTCGATCTTCGGGCACCTCAAGGGCCGGGGACACGGGCATGGGCGCGGGTGGTGACGTGACCGCCTCGGGGGGTCGGCCCGGGCGAGTTTGACGGTCAGGAGGCCTGTCGGGCGGCCGTCAAGGCCGATTCGACCCGGATCATCGCGTCGACCGCGATCCCGCTCAAGGTCGGCGGAAAATGGACCCGATCCTTGGGGAGAGCCGGCCGGTCCCGGTCGCAACGATGGCGGCCGGGGTGCGGCCCGATCGGGTTCTCGCTGCCCCGAGGATGGTGTCGAATGAACGCGTCAAATCGACCGGGGGGGCGGTGCCGGCGGCTCGGCCTCGCGGGCCTGGGACTCGCCGCGACCGCCTTCATCTGGGGGGCCGCCCTGGCGCCATCCCGGGCCCGGACGTTCCAGGGTGAGGAGTCGGCCTCCCCGCCGACGCCCCCGACGGCCCCGAGCCCGGTCCCGACCGACCCCGGCCCGGGGGCCTTGCCGACGCCCGGGGACCGGCCCGAGGCCGCCCTCGGCGACCCCGGTGGGCCCCTGCCCGACCTCGGGCAGCTCGATCCTCCTGCCCCGGCGATCGAGCTGCCCGACGCCCTTCCCGGGCCCGAGCCCGACGCGCTTCCCGAGCCCGGGCCTGAGCCCGCCGCCGGTTCGCCCGCCGAGGCGCCCGAGGTGACGGTGCGGTTCGTGCCCGGGCCGGGCCCGGGGCCGGAGGTCGACCCGGCCTCGCTGCCGGGGCCGTCCCAGCTGGAGAGCCTGGGCCCGATCCCCGCCCCGGCCCGGGGGCTGGCCGCCCCGGTCCCCCCCCAGGTCCCGATCGCGGTGCCGGGCCCCGACGAGGTCCTGGAGGTGCTGCCGAGCGTCCCGACCGACCCGACCGAGGTCATGGCCGACCCGGACCGGCCCCTGCCGGGTGCCCTGGCCGACGAGGGGGGCTTCGGGCCGGAGGTGACCCCGCCGCCGGTCAACCTCCGGGTCATCGACGAGGACCTCGAGGCCGTCTTCCAGATGCTGACCGGGGACTCCGGGGTGAGCATCTTCGCCTCGCCGGCGGTCGTCGGGCGGGTGACCATCGAACTGGAGGACGTGCCCTTCGACCAGGCCCTGAACATCCTGCTGAGGCAGAACAAGCTGGCCGCCCGGCGCGAGGGGAACCTGATCTTCGTCTACACCCTGGAGGAGGCGCTGGAGCTGGAGCAGCAGCAGCGCAAGCAGGTCGTCCGCGTCTACCACCTGAACTACGTGCAGGCGTCGGAGGTGATCCAGATCATCGCCGGGTTCAAGAGCGCGCAGGGGGTGATCGTGGGGACGCCGCAGGCCGCCCAGGGGATCAGCGGCGCCGGCAACGCGGGCAGCTTCGGCAGCCCGACCGGCGGGATCGTCGGCGGCGGCATGGGGGGCGTGGGGGGTGGCGGCGGCCTGGCCGGGGGCGGCCTGTCGTCCAACGAGGCCATCGGGGGGGGGCTGTCCGGGGGCGGGTTCACCGCGGCCGGCTCGCCGGTGACCGGGGGGGCCGGCGGGGGGAACTCCTACGCGGTGCACGACATGGTGGTCGTCCGGGACTACCCGGAGGTGATCCAGGTCATCGACGAGATCGTCTCCCGGCTGGACGTGCAGCCGATGCAGGTGCTCATCGAGGCGGTGATCATCAGCGTCGAGCTGCGGGACGGCCAGGAGCTGGGGGTGAACTTCGCCCTGGTCGACAACCTGGCGACCAACGCGATCGTCTCGGGCAGCGGGGCGGCGATCAACCTGGCCGGCGGCTTCAGCCCGGCCCAGGTCCTCTCGGCCGCGGGCCCGGCGACGGCCCCCGCCCCGCTGGGCCCCTACTCCGACCCCCGCCCGAGCCAGCTGCTGCCCGGCTACCTGGCCGACCAGGGGCTGAAGTACGGGTTCGTGAGCAACAGCGTCGCCGGGTTCATCCGGGCCCTGGAGACGCTCAACAAGATCAACATCCTGGCCAGCCCCCGGGTCCTGGTGCTGAACAAGCAGCTGGCCGAGATCCAGCTGGGCCAGCGGCTCGGCTACGCGACGACGTTCACCAACCTGACGACCGCCTCGGAGCAGGTCCAGTTCATCCCCGTCGGCACGCTGCTGGCGCTGCGGCCGTTCGTCTCCCAGGACGGGATGATCCGCCTGGAGGTCCACCCCGAGCGCAGCTCGGGCACGATCGACTCGGCCGGGATCCCGCAGCTGACGACCTCGGAGCTGACGACCAACATCATGGTCCCCGACGGGGCGACGATCGTCATCGGCGGCCTGATCGACAACGTCGACGAGATCAACGAGCAGGGGGTGCTCGGGCTGAGCCGGCTGCCCTTCATCGGGCCCCTCTTCCGCACCCGGACCATGCAGATGAGGAAGCAGGAGCTGCTGGTCCTGCTGACCCCCCGGATCATCAACCGGGGGGGCCTGCCCGCCCCCCGGCCGGGCGTCCCCCCCAAGGGGCCCTCCGGCGTGCCCAACTCCGGGCCGATGCCCGGCCCCTCGCTGTTCGCCGACGCCGAGTGCGAGGTCCCGGTCGTCCCCCCGGTGATGATCGAGCCCGGCCTGATGAACGGCCGGGTCCCCCGGGAGACGCTGTCCGCCTCCTCGAACCTGAGGGACCTGCTCTTCACCGACTTCGGCGCCGCCGCCGCCTCGTCGGCCGAGGAGCTGCTCGGCGCCTCCCGGTCGTCCCCGAGCCTCCCGGCCCCGGCCCGGCCCACGGCCCCCGAATCCGCCGCCGACGCCTCCCCGGCCTCGGCCTCGGCCGGGGCCGGGGCCGATCCGGAGGTGCAGGCGGCCTCGTACGCCCCTCCCCGGGCCGCCCCCCGCCGCGTCGACGCCGCACCGACGCCCCCGCAAGGTCCATCTCCGCCGTCGCATTCCGGCCCCGCCTCGGCCCCGAAGCCTCCCGAGGAGGACCGAGGCTACCGGCCGGGGGACCTGACCCGGGCGGTCCTCTCCCGGATCTCCGACCGCCTGAAACCCGATGAGGCGAGCCCCTCGGCGATGCCCGGCCCGGTCGTCCCGGCCTCGTACTCGGTGCCGGCGACGGCCTCGGCGGCGCCGGCACCGACCCCGGCCGTCTCTCCGGCGAAGGCCCCGGCGGCCTCCTCGGTCGGGATCACGCAGCACGTCGTCCGACCGGGGGAGGACTTCCGGGCGATCGCCGGCCGCTACTACGGCAGCCCGGCCCTGCACACGGCGCTCTGGGCGGTCAACCGCCACACCTCGCCGTCTCCCGAGGCGATCCAGCCCGGCATGACGGTGCTGCTGCCGCCGACCGAGGTCCTGGAGCGCGTCTACGTCGACGCCGTCCAAGCCACCGTCCGGGCCCAGGGCCCCGAATCGGCCGCCCCGCCCCGCCCCTCGGGCGATCGCAAGCGGTTCGGATTCCTCGGCGGCTTGGGGGATCGGCCGTAGGCCGCGGGAAGGCACCGGGCAGCAACACACGGGGGCGGGCCGAATCCGATCGGCCCGCCCCCGTGTCGTTTCGCGCTGGGCCGTCCCCGGTGGCCCGCCCGCCCCGCCCGGCCGATCAGGTCTGGCCGGGGTAGACGGGGAGGATGTCGCCGAGGCCCTTGCCGGCGAAGAGCAGCCGGACGCTCTCCCGGACCTGCTGCCGCGAGTTCTCGATGATCGTCGAGATCGAGGCGTTGTAGAAGTCGACGGCGTCCCCGGTGCTCGAGGGCAGGGGCTGGGCCAGGAGCTGGGAGAGCAGGATCTGGGGCTCCTGGCCGGCGATCTGGCTGGTCAGGAAGAACTGGATTGCCGTCTCCGGGCGAGGGGTGTAGTAGGCACCAGGCAGCCGGGGGAGCCGGATCGGCAGCCGATTGAAATAGGTGACGAGATCGCCGGAGAGTTGCAAGGTACGTTGGTTGACGAAGCCGAGGTACTGATTGGCGATGTCGGCGGTGTTCGGCGGGGGCACGGTGACTTCGGGGGCTTCGACGTTCAGGGATGTGCCGACGGGCAGGGGATCCTCGGGGATGGGGATCACGACCTGATTGAAGACGCCATCCTCGTTCTGCACGATTTCGGTGCCGAGGTCGCCGCCGAACTCCCCCGTGAGGGGATTGTAGGGCGCCACGCCCGTCAGGATTCCGGCGCCCGTCCCGGTGACCTGATAGAGTCGGGGAGAGTTCCCGGGCGCCTGGACGACGACCCGGAGCGGCGCATCGGGGGACGCGGGGGGCAGGTTGGTCTCGTTGACGACGAACACACCGCTCCGGGGGATGTAGAACTCGGAGAGGGTGAGCTGAGTCTCCGTGGCGGGGGGGGGCTGGACCTGGAGACTTTCGAGGTAGCCGGCGGCCGCCGCGGCGATGTCGGCGGCGAAGGCGGCGTACTGCTGGTCGATCACGACCTCGGGGCTCTGGGGGAGCCGGGCGGAGGGGGCCTGGAAGGCCCTCCGGGGCTGCTGCTGCGCCAGCAAGGCGCGCTGCTGCGCCTGGGCCAAGAGGAGGCGTTGCTGCTGGAATAATTGCATCCGCTGGGAGGGATCGGGCCGGTTGGCGGCGGCGGCCTGGTGCCAGGACCTCAGGGCGGGGCGCTGCAGCGGATCCCGGAGGCCGATCGCCGACAGGACGACCCGCTCCTCCAGGGCGTCCCAGCCGGTGGGATGGAATCGGCGTGGCGTGCTCATCTCGGGAAGGTCCCTCCGTGATTCCAATCGCCTCGAGGCGCCCGGGGCGGTCGTCGGGTCGGCGCGCGCCGACCCCCCGGCCGGGCGGACTCGGGCCGGACTGCTCGTCCTATCGGCCTCGGCGGGAGGCCGTCGACATCGGGGATCGGGGGGCCGTCCGGCCCTCCCCCGATCGACCCTCACGACCGCGCCCCCGCTCGGGGACGACCCTCGCCGGCCGTCAGGGGGCCCCTCCCGATCCTCCCCGAGTTGCGGCCCCGGGCTGGGATCGGCGATTATGGGGGCGAGGAGGGCCCGATTATGCCGCTTCGAGACCACTTCCGACCGCCGCTCAACGACCTGACCTCCTGGGATGGTTTCCATGGCCAGTGGCCGGCGATGATTGTCCTGGGGCTCGCCCGACGGCTGCCTCGACGCTACGTCGCGGCCCCGCACGTCCACCTGGGGACGGCCATCGAGGTCGACGTGGCGACCTTCGAGGGGGACGAGCCGGCCCCGAACCAGGGGCCCGCCGGGGCGTCGGGCGAGGGGGGAGGGGTGGCGGTCGCCCCCTGGGCGCCGCCGGGGCCGTCGGTGGCGGTGGCGTCGGAGCTGCCGGAGGCGTCGGAGTACGAGGTCCGGGTCTACGACGCCCGGAGGGGCCGCCGGCTGGTGGCGGCGGTCGAGCTGGTCAGCTCGTCGAACAAGGACCGGCCCGAGCACCGCCGGATGTTCATCTCCAGGTGCGCCGAGCTGCTCCGCCAGGGGGTCTGCGTGGCGATCATCGACCTGGTGACGACCCGGGCCGGCAACCTCTACCTCGACCTGCTGGGGGACCTCGGCCAGGCCGACCCGACGCTCGGGGAGGATCCCCCGACGACCTACGCCGCCTCCTGCCGGTGGGTGCGCACCGCCGAGTCGAAGACCTTCGAAGCCTGGTCGTACCCGATGCCGGTCGGCCGGGCCTTGCCGACCCTGCCGCTCTGGCTGGCCCCCGACCTCGCCGTCCCCCTGGAGCTGGAGG carries:
- a CDS encoding ParA family protein, which encodes MLVTMFNGRRAMHRTFVELLAGGCPELLSGTVPESADFPEAIAAGRPIHYHKPRGAAARAMDGVADELLDRLAALGLLPASGISGRRRPDP
- a CDS encoding helix-turn-helix domain-containing protein, producing MHPRTRRELEALPPEKRAAAEAAIARDAAHRATLEGFEEEQDVIRRIREEFPPSAIIDPDLAAALAILRSERERQGLRLSDVSERSGIDRSTLSKLETGEVANPTVGTLREMARALNKRLIWSLEDAPPPGAPPP
- a CDS encoding helix-turn-helix domain-containing protein — encoded protein: MATAATSHDRDPYFELVRRLPLRPIRSDDELDRAIAMVDELVIREDIAPGVLDYLDVLSDLVHKYEAAEHPIPPATDAEVHRFLMDSRGLNQSQLAAEVEDLISYLE
- a CDS encoding type II toxin-antitoxin system HigB family toxin, producing MSSSLGSASDLRDLVGSVEESYGCHKIASRSTWQGFAEVRATCSKSADQVGRCGVFNIGGNKYRLITRILFQWGRLYVLHVLTHEQYDRGAWKADCC
- a CDS encoding DUF4058 family protein, producing the protein MPLRDHFRPPLNDLTSWDGFHGQWPAMIVLGLARRLPRRYVAAPHVHLGTAIEVDVATFEGDEPAPNQGPAGASGEGGGVAVAPWAPPGPSVAVASELPEASEYEVRVYDARRGRRLVAAVELVSSSNKDRPEHRRMFISRCAELLRQGVCVAIIDLVTTRAGNLYLDLLGDLGQADPTLGEDPPTTYAASCRWVRTAESKTFEAWSYPMPVGRALPTLPLWLAPDLAVPLELEASYEETCRVLRIA